The region ACTGGTCGATGTCACGGCGCACCGCCGCGTACCAGTCGGCGGCGACCACGTGCTTCTCCGCGCGCTCGCCAAAGCGCAGGAAGGTCTGCAGCGCGGCGAGGATCGCCGCTGCCACGCTGATCGAACCGATGGTGATCTTGAACGTCGGGGGTATCCCGGCGTCCGGATGAGCCAAGGTGGCGAACAGGCTGGTCCCGACGATGCTGGAGAAGATCACGACCGGGACCCCCAGCATGAGGTTCTTCCTCCTCAAACCGCTGGCGAGCTTGTAATGCGCTTCCGAGGCGGCGGCCGTTCGCTGGCGCCAGTCCTTAAGCAGTGCCTCGGCACACTCGTCCCAGCTCCCCGTCACCCTGCCGTTTCCGCTCGCAACCACACCGTCGGCCATTACTCACCTCAGTCTCTTAAGATTGTGAGGTTGCACGCCCGCCCACATGCAGTACCGCAACCTCGAACGTCATCATAGTTATTACTGCTTGAGCTTCCTGTGACGCCTGTTGTACCAGGGTGCGCGGACTCACGCTGTATAAACTACGTCACAGGAAAGATGTGAAATATTCCCTTGATCCCTTATGGACCATCGTATGGGACCATTGTCCAGGGTAGATCACAGCAACCTGTTGACGACAGACCTCACGATCGCAGGACGTTACGAGCCGCGAAGCGCGGCACGGGTGCCTGGGCAACATGGCAAGACTCCCGCGCGGCTATCGCATCCCGGCGCCGCCAAGGGGCTCGATGCCTCGGGTCCGAGCCGACCCCCACTTCCCACAATTAGTGGTTGCATTGGGATCGGGAACGCAATATATTGTGCCTAGGCTGAACGAGGGCGGGGTATCGGCCACGTCGAGGGGGGAGATGGGGAAGGCAACATCCTATGCGGTTTCCGGGGGCGCTTTGGGCGCGCGGGGATCTCTGCCGGTGGATGGCGAGGACCGGTGCTTGGACGATCGGGGCGGCGGGCGGTGTCGGTAGCACCGGGACCGGCCGGATCGGCGTCGGGGCCGACGGTCTCGGGCGCGGCCGCCGGTCCGGAAGTCCCGGTCTCCCCCTTGCTGGCCGTGTCCGAGGGCCCGGCCTCCGGGACACGAGCGCCGGTCAGGGGCCTCTGGTCGCGTTTTTGGCTCGGCTTCCGGGAAGGGCGTTTGGGTGAAGCCGCAGCGACCCCGCCCGGGCCCGGCCCGATCGAGGCCAAGATCATCGATGCCAAGATCATCGAAGAATTCGCCAAGCTCCAGCGCGGGTTGCGCCGGTTGAGCCTCGCGCACGAGCAGCACGGCGAGCAGTTGCAGGGGGTCGCGGCGCGCCTTCAGGACCTCGATCAAAACGTGATGCGGCTCGCGCTCCGCGGCGCGCGCGAGGTCACGATCGATGAGGACACGTGGTTGCGCTGTCTCGATCGGTTGGACCGGTCCCTGCGGGTGCCGGGCCTCCCGGAGGCGGCCGGCGAGTCGCTCCGCGCCCTCCACGATGCCCTGTGCTCGGCCGCCGGCTGGCGGGCGGTGGCGAACCTCGGGGCGGCACCCGAGGGCGTGCACCTGCGCATCGCCGAGGTCCTGCCCGATCCCGGCGCGGCGTCCTATCGGATCCGCCATATCCTCGAGCAGGGTTATCTGCGGCCGGACGGGGGCGCGGTGCGGCCGGCCGTCGTGGTCGTCGCCGGCCCTAAACAGGACGCCAGGGGAGCGTCGCCCCCCAGTGGGAGCGTCGCCCCGGAACCATCCCGAGTAGACTCACAGATTGGACCATCACCAGGGGGAGATCAATCATGAAACGAGCGGCCTATGGCATCGATCTCGGTACCACCAACAGCTGTATCGCGCGCTTTACGGGCGCCGGTGCGCTGGAGGTCATCCCCATCGACGGGGGACCCACCGTGCCCTCGGTGGTGGCCTTCGACGGACGCGAGTGGCTGTGCGGGCGGCGCGCGGCCAACCACGCCATGCTGGAACCGCCGAACGCGGTGCGTTCGATCAAACGCCACATGGGCGAGGACCACTACCGCGTGCGTCTTTGCGGGGAGGAGCTCTCGCCGGTCCAGGTGTCCGCCAAGATCCTGGCCTATCTCAAGGCACAGGCCGAGGCGGCGATCGGGGAGGCGATCCGGGAGGTGGTGATCACGGTTCCTGCCTGGTTCAACGAGCCGCAGCGCCGGGCTACGGTGGCGGCGGGGGAGATGGCCGGCCTCACGGTCACCCGCATCATCAACGAGCCGACGGCCGCGGCGCTCGCCTACCGCGCCAACGGCGCCGGGGACGCGGCCGAGGAGCGCTGGCTCGTCTATGACCTCGGTGGGGGCACCTTCGACTGCTCGATCCTGGCGGTCTCGGGGACCTGCAAGGAGGTCCTGGCCTCGTGCGGGAACACCTTCCTCGGGGGCGACGACTTCGACCACCGTATCGTCTTGCACCTGGTCGATCGGATCCGCGATCGGCACGGGATCGATCCGTCCGCGGATCCGCTCGCCATGGCGCGTCTCAGGCATCTGGCCGAGCAGGCCAAGATCCGGCTCTCCACCGAGGTCGAGGCCCCGATCCACGACCACTTCGAGATCGGCGGTCGCCACCTCGATCTCGTCACCGCGCTCACCCGCGGGGCGTTCAATGCCCTCATCGAGGACTACCTCGAATCGACCCTCGCCAAGGCCCGCCAGGCCGTGGAGGAGGCCCGGATCACGGCGGCGAACATCGAGCGCGTGCTGCTCGTGGGCGGCTCGACCCGCATCCCCAAAGTGCAGGAGCGCGTGGCCCAGGCCCTCGGGAGCGAGCCCGAGGCTTATGTGGACGTGGACCTTTCGGTGGCGCTCGGGGCGGCCGCAGAGGCCGCGCTCGATGCCGGCCTCTCCTTTGCGCAGGTGGTCGTCGATATCGCGCCGCACGCGCTCGGGGTGGCGACCCTCGGGGATGAGGACGAGCGCAGTGCCGCGGCGATGTTCGCGCGCGGCCTCTTCGACGAGGACGGCCCGGCGGAAGGGGCATGGGACCACCATCCCTTGACCTTCGTGCCCATCATCCGCAAGAACACGCGCCTCCCGGCCCGCTTCGTCGAGGAGTTCTACACCACCATCGACGAACAGGAGATGATCGAGGTGGCCGTCTATCAGGGCGAGTCCCGCAACACCCGCGACAACGTCCACGTCGGCGCCTTCTTCGTCCCCTTGCCCCCGATGCCCGCCGGATCCCCGGTCCAGATCGGTTTCGAATATGACCGCAACGGGCTCATCCGGGTCTCGGTGTCCGAGAAGGGCGGCGCCTTGAAGCGTTACACCATGGATCTCAACCGCTCCGCGACCGGCAACTCCGAGGCCGGGCTGCGCCGTCGCCCGGTCACGGTGGACGAGGGCTGCGAGGACGGCGATGGATCGGCCGGCGACGCCGCCGGGGTCCTCAACTTCCTCATCGAGAGGGTCGAGCGGCGGCTGGCCGAGGGCCCCGAAGAGGCCCACCTCGAGATCCGCGAGCTGCTCGCGAGCTACCAAGAGCAGTTGGCGGCGGGCGACGACGAGCGGCTCGATGGGCTGGAGGAGGCGCTCTACGCCTGGCTCGACGCCGGCGGCGAGGAAGAAGAGGAACGGCTGAGCGCGGTCTAGCTCCCATGTCTCAAAAGGACCGCGAACGGCAGAAGCGCCGCCAGAAGCGGGGCGAGCGTCACAAGCAAAAGCGCGCCGGCATTCCCCATCGCGCCGCGTCGCAGCCGGACGCCACCGAGATCCGGCGCCAGGCGATGGGGGCCTTGATCGAGGACTGCCGCGCGCTCTTCGCCCGGGAGGGCCGGATCGGTGACGATCTGCGCGGCGACATCCGGGAGGCCGGGGACTTTCTGGGGGGCGCGTGGGCGCGGCTGGTGTTCGAGCTCGAGGGCTTCCTCTACCACGGCCGGCCTTGGGATCTCCGCTGTGATGAGCTGCGCCCTCTGCGCCGGCACTTCCAGGACGTCCATGCGGAGCCCGTCTTCGATCGGATCTGGACGCTGTGCCGGAGCAACGACCCCGAGCTCTATGCCCCGACCGCCCCGGATCGGGGGCCGGATCCGAGCACGGGGCTCGATCAAGCCGGCCGGATGGCCTTCGCCTTCTGGCGCTTGCACGCCGGCCTGGAGGCACCGAAAGAAGACCGGGCCCCGGCCCTCAAGACCCTCCGGGAGCAGGTGGGGCGGCTCACCGGCAACCCCAAGACCGCGCGCGCCCTGGGCGATCTCCTGAATACCGCGCTGTCTTCCCTCCTGCCGGCCGGGGGCGGCCGCAAACCGGCGGTCCCAAGGGAGACGCAGCTCACCCGCGACGCCGAGACGTTCCTCCGCACCCATGGACCGAAGCACGCGCAGGCGGGCTGGTGGGCGTCGAGCCGCGTGCTCTTGCGGGAGGTGCTGCGCCGCCACGTCCGGTTACGGGGCTCGGCTTGGCTCTTTGAGCATCCCGAGCTCCTCGAAGCGCTCTACGGGGCGCCCATCGCGACCCTCTGCCACCCCCCCGCCGAGGTCGAGCGGCGTCTCCAGGCGATCCATCCCGATCGACAATGCGAGGAATGGCTCGGCTTCCTGGTAGAGCGGATCGATCGCGAGGCACTCGGTTTCGAGCACCGGGTGCGTTACCAGATCGCCCGGACCCGGCTCCTGCGGGCCCGTGCCGGGCAGATCCCGACGGAGGTCTCGGTGGGCGAGCGCCGCGATCTCACCGACGCCTTCGAGGGGCTGTTCGGATTGCTCGGCCGCGGGGTCCCGCCAGAAGAGCGCCACCTCCCGCCGGTCCTCGAGCCCATCGTGCTCGACTACTATACCGAGGCGTCCCGCACCCTCGCGATCTTCACCACCAACCTGCGCCTTTCCGAGGCACTCATGCGGCGCCACCCCGAGGACCATCGCCTCGCCTGCCTGTACGCCACCGGGGCGCTCTCGAACCCCCCAATCCCAGTATTATCTAGACCTATCGGGGTCCTCGAGACCGGCGCGGGGGCGCAGTCGTGGTCGTATGTCGAGCCGGAGCTCTTCGCAGAGTGCGCGGATCACTGGCGGGTGGGACAGGACCGGGCGCGCGCGCTCCTCTACACGCCGCTCGCCCGGGAAGAGCAGAAACAGTGTGTGCTCGCGCTTACGCGCCGCCGGCTCCGCGCTGTCTCGACCCCGGAGGCCTGCCGTGCCGCGGTGGAGGGGCTCACCCCCTACCTCGAGGGCGTGCACGAGGCGCTCTCGCACGGCGCGGCGCTCGAACGCGAGCTGGTGTTCGTCGGGGCGCTCGCCGCGGCCTGGCGGGGCATGCCCCTGCCGGTCTTGTCCTACGCGGCCTTCATCCAGCTCGCGGGCTATGCGGCTGCCTTGTGCCGGGAGCTACCCCCCGCCGAGGGGCTCGTCATCGAGTTCCTGGAGCGCCACCCCGAGCGCTGGTTCACGCGCGCCGATGGCTGGCAGCGCCTCGAGGCCCTGTCCGAGGCCTTTCCCGAGCGCCTGTTCCACAAGCTCCGGCCGGCCCTGAAACGCCTGCTCGGCCGCCTCCCGCTGCCCACCCTGGGCGGCGCCGCCCACCAACGGCTGCTGCGGCGTCTCGGCATCCCCGTTCAGCGGCGGCGCTCGCCCGGCGGCGGACGGACCGCCGTTCC is a window of Pseudomonadota bacterium DNA encoding:
- a CDS encoding SLATT domain-containing protein: MADGVVASGNGRVTGSWDECAEALLKDWRQRTAAASEAHYKLASGLRRKNLMLGVPVVIFSSIVGTSLFATLAHPDAGIPPTFKITIGSISVAAAILAALQTFLRFGERAEKHVVAADWYAAVRRDIDQLLVLSAKERGTPKNCFDRIRKEMSKVGQQSPEIGNRPWKVMAAKYGVHDPAPATAPAQQRA
- a CDS encoding Hsp70 family protein; translated protein: MKRAAYGIDLGTTNSCIARFTGAGALEVIPIDGGPTVPSVVAFDGREWLCGRRAANHAMLEPPNAVRSIKRHMGEDHYRVRLCGEELSPVQVSAKILAYLKAQAEAAIGEAIREVVITVPAWFNEPQRRATVAAGEMAGLTVTRIINEPTAAALAYRANGAGDAAEERWLVYDLGGGTFDCSILAVSGTCKEVLASCGNTFLGGDDFDHRIVLHLVDRIRDRHGIDPSADPLAMARLRHLAEQAKIRLSTEVEAPIHDHFEIGGRHLDLVTALTRGAFNALIEDYLESTLAKARQAVEEARITAANIERVLLVGGSTRIPKVQERVAQALGSEPEAYVDVDLSVALGAAAEAALDAGLSFAQVVVDIAPHALGVATLGDEDERSAAAMFARGLFDEDGPAEGAWDHHPLTFVPIIRKNTRLPARFVEEFYTTIDEQEMIEVAVYQGESRNTRDNVHVGAFFVPLPPMPAGSPVQIGFEYDRNGLIRVSVSEKGGALKRYTMDLNRSATGNSEAGLRRRPVTVDEGCEDGDGSAGDAAGVLNFLIERVERRLAEGPEEAHLEIRELLASYQEQLAAGDDERLDGLEEALYAWLDAGGEEEEERLSAV